ATTACTGCTTGGGAGACTGCTTCACCCAGAAAATCTTCCGCATCTTGTTTGAGCTTTTGCAGAACCATTGCGGATATTTCTTGGGGCGTGTAATTGCGTCCACGAATCTGTACATCTACAGTTTCATCTCGACCTTTGACACAGCTATAAGGTACACGATCGCGTTCTGTTTGCGTATCATCCCAACGACGACCGATAAACCGCTTAATACTAAAAATAGTATTTTCTGCATTGGTTACAGCTTGTCTTTTTGCCAGCTGACCGATTAAGCGATCGCCACTTTTTCCAAATCCGACAATACTCGGTGTAGTGCGTCCACCTTCAGAATTAGCGATCACTATCGGTTGACCACCTTCCAAAACCGCAACACAACTATTAGTTGTGCCTAAGTCGATCCCAATAACTTTTCCCATACGTAAATATATTTACTGAGTGCTGTAGCCCGGACTAACTTTTTTTGGGTATAAACTTAGGCGGAAGGCTATTCAATTTTGGATTTTGGATTTTGGATTTGCGATTTTAAATTAATTCAATCTAAAATCCGTCTTGAAAAGTTGAGCCACTGCGTTGGACGGGTTTCCCGGCTTATAGCAAGTGGCGTTCCTACGGCGGGAAACCCGCCTACAGAACTTTCCGCAAAATCTAAAATCTCCAATCCTTAACAATGCTCGCCTCTACTATGACCTCAGCACTATCGGTCAGTGAGGCGAGCTGATACAGGTTAACTGTCGGCTGGACTCGACTGATTGTCTGGTGCTGGCGGTGCATCTTCCTTTGGAGCAGCCACCTTGACCATAGAATGGCGTAGCACGCGATCGCCCAAGTAATATCCGCGCACTAACTCTTCTAACACTGTTCCTTCTGGATGTTCATCCGTAGGTTCCCGCATTACTGCTTCATGGAGATTAGGATCGAAGTCTTGTCCTTCAGGACGCATTGGTGATACACCTAAGCGTTTGAGCGAATCTACTAGTTGTTTATAAACTCCTTGATAACTTTTGTGAATTGTCATTTCGCCATCAGTTTGTGGCTTGAGATGCGATCGCGCCCGCTCAAAATTATCAACCACAGGCAACAATTCTAAGATTGTGTTTCTTTTTACCTGTAGGTCTAGTTCTTCTTTTTCTTTTTGAGTGCGTTTGCGGTAATTTTCAAAATCTGCCGCAATCCGCATATATTGCGTACTACGTTCTTCTAACTGTGCTTTGAGAGAATCGATTTGTTGAGACAGTTCAGCCAAAGCGGCTGTATTGGTTTCCTGTGTCTGTGTAGCCGCGAAGTTGTCTTGTGTACTTGTAGTTTCTCCCCCGACATTAGTTGGGGTGGTCACTTGTTCTGTAACTTCGCTTCCAGAGTCATTAGTGTTAATTTGGGCAGGGGATTCACTCATAATTGCTTGCTTTACCTCTGTTGATTCACCCAATTGCTGGCTTGTATTGTTTACCTGTTTATTTTCGTCGATCATTGTCCAAGTCTACTCATCCCAAATGTGATTTAGGGCAGTATTTCACCACAATGAACAAACCTGGTAGTTGATGGCTGTACACTGAGACTGATTTTTGCCAGATTTTTTAGGAAATGATCTGACCGCCATCCTATTTTTACAAATGGTGAACAGATTAGGGTCAATCTTCTCAGGGCGGTATTCCGAACGAGGAGCGGAGACAAGGGAGCAGGGGAAGCAGAGGAGCAGAGGAGCAGAGGAGAATAACTTTTGACTATGGACTAATGACTAATGACCAATGACTAATGACCAATGACTAATGACTAATGACCAAATGAAAAGATTTTACTAAGTATCAATGAAAATTTTGTGTCCTGAGCTGGGAATACTCTAAACAGAGGTTTTCCTACTCATTGCTCACCTATGACTCAATCGTCACCACAACGGCGCAGCACCGCTCTAACTACGAGAACAGAGTTTTCACCTTTCGGTACTAAATTAGTACAATCTGGCTACGTTAATACCGAACAGATGAGACAAGCGCTGATTGAAAGTCGCAAGTCTGGTAGACCCTTAACAGAAGTTTTGGAGTCTATCACTGGACGACAGCTATCACCTGAGTTCCTCAGACAATATAAGAAACAGCAATTATTTGAATTAAAAATCCTATACGGTGTTGAATCTCTCGATCCAGAGGTCAACAGTGTTGGTAACACGATGGTGGGTAATTTAATTGAAACCCTCATCCCAGTGGATATCTGCCGCCGTCACCGTTTAGTACCATTATCTAGAAATGATGAACATAACCCGCCCTATGTGTTAGTGGCGATGGTTTCTCCAGATAATTTGGAAGCGTCGGATGACTTAAACCGCATCTTGCGCCCTCAAGGTTTATCATTACAGCGTATGGTAATTACCCAGGAAGATTACCAACAGCTAATTAACCAATATTTGGATGAAATGGCTGTACGGCAAAAGCACCTGGAACAAGAAAAATTTACAGATATTAATCAGGATTTAGAAAATCTCGGCAATCTCGACCTAGAAGATGCGCCAGACGAGATGGAAGCTGATTTAGGTTCAGCAATGAAAGGTGCGGAAGATGCGCCGGTCATTAATCTTGTCAATAGAATTTTGGCAAAAGCATTGCACGAGAAGGTTTCTGATATCCATGTGGAACCGCAAGAAGAAAATATGCGTATTCGCTTCCGCAAGGATGGTGTACTAAGGGAGGCTTTTCCACCTCTACCGAAAAAAATTATCCCTGCGGTAACGGCGAGATTTAAAATTATTTCTAACTTAGATATTGCCGAGCGACGCTTACCCCAAGATGGACGTATTCGCCGGATGTTTGAAGGACGTAAGGTAGACTTCCGAGTAAATACCTTACCTAGCCGCTATGGAGAAAAGGTTTGTCTGCGGATTTTGGACAACTCTTCTACCCAATTGGGCTTAGATAAGTTGATTACTGACCCAGAAACTTTAAATATTGTTAAAGATATGGTCAGTAAGCCCTTCGGCTTGATTCTGGTAACGGGGCCGACTGGTTCAGGTAAGACGACTTCGCTTTATTCAGCGCTATCGGAGAAGAACTCTCCAGGGATTAACATTAGTACGGTAGAAGACCCGATTGAATATAGTTTGCCAGGTATTACCCAGGTACAGGTAATTCGGGAAAAGGGTCTGGATTTTGCTACGGCGTTACGAGCATTTTTGCGACAAGACCCGGATGTACTACTGGTGGGTGAAACGCGAGATAAGGAAACAGCGAAAACAGCCATTGAAGCGGCTTTAACGGGTCACTTGGTATTAACTACATTACATACCAACGATGCCCCTGGCGCGATCGCTCGTTTGGGAGAAATGGGTATTGAACCATTCATGGTTTCCAGTTCTCTGATTGGGGTATTGGCACAACGTCTCATGCGGCGTGTATGTGGTGAGTGTAAGATTGCTTACAACCCCACACCCGAAGAACTTGCCCGTTATGGGATGACTGCTTCTGGTGAAGTGTCGGTTACATTCTATAAGGCTAACACCGTACCATCAGAAGCGATCGCTGAAGCTAAAGCCAAAAATGAGCTTTGCCCAGCTTGCAATGGTGCTGGCTACAGAGGACGTTGCGGTGTTTATGAAGTCATGAAGATTTCCGAAAATCTGCAAACTCTCATCAACGAAGAAGCACCTACAGAACGTATCAAAGAAGTAGCTGTAGAAGAAGGGATGAAAACCTTGTTGGCTTATAGCTTAGACCTAGTGCGCCAAGGTTCCACCACCTTAGAAGAAGTAGAACGGGTGACATTCACAGACACAGGTTTAGAAGCTGAGTTAAAAGCCAAACGCAAGAGTGGTCTTACCTGTCGAACTTGTACTGCCCAACTACAACCAGAATGGCTAGATTGTCCCTACTGTATGACACCGAGATTTCAAGATTAGTCAATAAAGCCGAAATTTGCATTTAGCACTTTTTGAATTTTGAATTTTGAATTTTGAACTGGAGCGAAGCGACCCTATGGAAATGATGATAGAAGATTTGATGGAGCAAATGATTGAAATGGGTGGTTCGGATCTACACCTATCCGCAGGTTTACCGCCTTATTTCCGCATTAGTGGGAAGCTTACACCAATAGGTGAAGAAGTACTCACTGCTGACCAATGCCAA
Above is a genomic segment from Nostoc sp. MS1 containing:
- the grpE gene encoding nucleotide exchange factor GrpE; its protein translation is MIDENKQVNNTSQQLGESTEVKQAIMSESPAQINTNDSGSEVTEQVTTPTNVGGETTSTQDNFAATQTQETNTAALAELSQQIDSLKAQLEERSTQYMRIAADFENYRKRTQKEKEELDLQVKRNTILELLPVVDNFERARSHLKPQTDGEMTIHKSYQGVYKQLVDSLKRLGVSPMRPEGQDFDPNLHEAVMREPTDEHPEGTVLEELVRGYYLGDRVLRHSMVKVAAPKEDAPPAPDNQSSPADS
- a CDS encoding GspE/PulE family protein, coding for MTQSSPQRRSTALTTRTEFSPFGTKLVQSGYVNTEQMRQALIESRKSGRPLTEVLESITGRQLSPEFLRQYKKQQLFELKILYGVESLDPEVNSVGNTMVGNLIETLIPVDICRRHRLVPLSRNDEHNPPYVLVAMVSPDNLEASDDLNRILRPQGLSLQRMVITQEDYQQLINQYLDEMAVRQKHLEQEKFTDINQDLENLGNLDLEDAPDEMEADLGSAMKGAEDAPVINLVNRILAKALHEKVSDIHVEPQEENMRIRFRKDGVLREAFPPLPKKIIPAVTARFKIISNLDIAERRLPQDGRIRRMFEGRKVDFRVNTLPSRYGEKVCLRILDNSSTQLGLDKLITDPETLNIVKDMVSKPFGLILVTGPTGSGKTTSLYSALSEKNSPGINISTVEDPIEYSLPGITQVQVIREKGLDFATALRAFLRQDPDVLLVGETRDKETAKTAIEAALTGHLVLTTLHTNDAPGAIARLGEMGIEPFMVSSSLIGVLAQRLMRRVCGECKIAYNPTPEELARYGMTASGEVSVTFYKANTVPSEAIAEAKAKNELCPACNGAGYRGRCGVYEVMKISENLQTLINEEAPTERIKEVAVEEGMKTLLAYSLDLVRQGSTTLEEVERVTFTDTGLEAELKAKRKSGLTCRTCTAQLQPEWLDCPYCMTPRFQD